Within Quercus lobata isolate SW786 chromosome 5, ValleyOak3.0 Primary Assembly, whole genome shotgun sequence, the genomic segment TCTTTGTTTCGATCATGGTTAAACCGGACCAGAGGCAAAACAAGATTTGCCTCCGGTTCCGGTTTTTGACTGGTCTTCCTAGTTATTCTTTGgttattttggtttttatcGGGCCGTAGTGATATTCGATTCTCGGTTAAACCGGTCGGTCCAGtcaagtttttaaaacaatGGTTTCGATACTAGGTGTGCACAAGAGAACAACTAATTGCTAAgactatttaattttataatcaactCAATGCCAAATCAAAATTCTTTGATtgaagttcatcaaaaaaaaaaaaaaaaaaaaaatctttgattgAAGATTTTAACTAAATGCCAAAACAAAATCCATGAACTGACCACTAAGACCATTTTCATATGTATTGCTTTGTTTGAATAtgttaattaaatattttgacaaattaGCCTCGAAATTCAAAAATAGATCCGAATtcagattttaattttaaaatttattttattatagattttagGTGCAGTTTGGATTGGCTTTTGCGTTTGcacattttgcattttttttttttttcacagcgCTTATTATAGTTATTGACACTGTTTATGCACGTGATTTCCCTGTGCGGAAGACAAGTTACTATTTACATTCTGTTTATTCCTTGTTCACGCACTGTTTATATAACCTActatcattttattaaaaaaatattaaaaatgaatttacggcactatttatacatttaaaaaatattttactgtttctagtaaaataagttgtatgACTCTTAATTGAAGATTTAGGGGATATGAATTAGTGAGAATGATTCCAAATGCAGTGGGTTTGGGGCTAAATATAACATCAAAACACTACTTTTCTTTTACCTTGTTTTAATTATCATGGTTGGAAAAATCCCACTATATTTTATCTATAGCATATTTGTTTATAAtactaaaagataaaaattaaaaaaaaaaattaacgaaaAGGAAATTTCTTCTTTATCTGTTATAATatatagagaataaaaaatttcatattatcAAAATCTTGAACAAAAACGAATGAACACAACATTTTCACTAGTTACAAAAAGAAACAATatgaatataaaataataattaaaaaaaagaactcttttcttttgattggtTTTGCAAAGGGTAAGATAAacgaatttttaaaaattaatagttcaataaattttaaatgaaatattcttatgaaaaaaatacCATGTTATACTACTTTGTTATATTatagcattttattttaaaaaatcatgccAAGCACGGGTCAAAAGCTAGTTATATGTAACATGTGAATATTACtgctttctatatatatatatatatatatatatatatatatatattttaaaatccaCATTTTAGACGTGCTGTATATAGGGGGGAGATTGGTGTACCAAATTCATCCCTTCTGAAATTCAAATCTTTTAGTTATATTGTTGAAGTACCTATGTTGTAATAACAGATAACAGCTTTGAGTATGATTCATATGCTTATATATTAAAGTAATTTTGAACAGTAAATTGTCAACatatattcttttaaaataCAATTTGATAATCTAATTTGAATTTCACATTGTAGCTTTTGAAGTGATCCacaccaccacccccccccccccccccccccccccccccccccccccccgcaaaaaaaagaaaaaggagttgaTATTGAGAATCTTATAAAGGGGAAGAGGGGAAtgagaattttgaaaaacttgtaATACAGTACACACTCAAAAAGCCTCAACTCTTAGAAGGGTAGTACAAGGCTTTCAATGTGGGAACTTACctagttaatatttttttgatagataaacATGGGTAGTGCGaactttttatttgaaaaacttacaaaaacttacaatacGATACACACCACAAAATGACTTAActcttttttaggttttttgaaagtaaaaagGGCCTTAACTCTTTGAACGTGTAACgcaaataattattttagttttcctTTGATTATTGAATAATTGCTTTACACATGGTATTTAATTTATTGCTTTTACTTGTGTGTTATGAATCTTATGATCAACAAACTAGTTCTCAGGAACACGAAATGAAGACAATGACTTCAATCGTtacaaaaagttaataaataaattgcattttatattattcatcACTTGTATTTTCTTACAAATAAatgtttgtaaaattattttgtaaattgttacatattttaatattttccctTGCTCATGCTTTCTCACTAATTGATAATTGCTACTATTACCGGTGcttcatcttttcttttaacAGTTACTAGCAACATGGCAACACCTATAACGTTTGGGCTTTTGACATAGACTTGGCCTCTGGCTTCATAAATAAGAAAGGCATATACAATTGccaaaaaatcatatttatatGATAAAAGAGCACAATCATAAAACTTCTCActaatccaaaaaacaaaaaggatgGATAAGGGGTGTGTGGTAATGACTGTTCCAGAAAACATATTTGATTCTTTATATAGCTTAATTAatcaatgcattttttttttcttgttttacaATTATTGTGCTAATGCATAACATGATGCGacactttttccttttttttgtttgtttgtttgtttttgtttttttttttgagaatgactTTCTGCATTTCGTTGATAAATTTaacaatggattttttttttttcagaatctGATTGCTTGTCTGAACTGAGAAAGCTAACATACTTAAATTTAGCGGGGAACTACTTcgacaataaaattttaagatccTTAGGTGCCCTCCCAGTTCTTAAATCTTTGGATTTAAGTTTTAATAATCTCTGGCCTCTTTCTAGCAAAGGTACGTgtatttctgaattttcttcaCAAGAATACTAAGAAGAAGTTTACACAAAACTGAAATCTAATAAccaatatttattaaaatttactCTCTTTGTGTTAAAAGGCACAAAATGCTTCAGTGCAATAACTAATCCTTCTGATATATACAAATGATAGTAGTAGCATGCCTTCAATATTCAAAGAGCATTTTAACCGAAATTTTTGTCCATTCCAATATAAAAGTGTCTAGTTCTACTAGATCTTTCTTCTGTACTATTGGTTTCAAgcctatatataaaattttgaatatctcTTCACCGGTGATGTAGAACTGGTTTATCTAAGCAACCTGGAGGTCCTAATCTTGCAGAATTGTAGCCTTAATGGAAGCCTACCATTCAAGGGTAAACATCCCAAcatctatttttattaattttccctCAATTAATCTCCTTAATGGAAGCCATTTTCAATACTTTCTCCTAACATACTGTCATCAATTTTCCTGGTAGATATGGCAAATTTCAGCAGTTTGAAGATTTTAGATTTGAGTAGAAATCGTTTCACTGGAAGCATTACTCCATATATCGGAGCGTTTTCTTCTCTCAAGGCCATATCATTATCTGAAAATGAATTCAATGGAACTTTAAACACTCCAGGTGAGAATCTACTATGAAATCAGTCATTTACAATTTTGATTAGGCGTGTGAGAACAATTGAAAGAGAATGGTTAGTAATTTGATATAGATCAATCCTTATTTGCTGCAACTTGGAAGCATAACATTTTGACCATCCACTTTTTCtgaatttagaaattattatacTCCCCTCTTCTCCCCCACCCaccctccccaaaaaaaaaatcattttaatccCACAGGACCGACTctacccccctttttttttttttttatgggaaccGACTCTACCCTTTGTTAATTCATAATTGAGCCAATTATTTGCCTGAGGTAGCCGTGTAGAATAAGGTCCCATAATTTTGGTCCTATTGTAGTgcaatattatattttgtaacaattttaaataaattatgtcacctaattgttattattattttttcgaAAAGTGACAAAGCTTAGCCActctttttctatttcacaTCTAAACTTATCTCCTTCCTAAAAtcaattataacaaaaaaattaggagCATTAGACATAATATCaataataaataagtttttaacaaaacttGAATACAAttcttctcaaaagaaaaaatttgaatacaaaaatttaattagtaattttacatcTAAAAAACAATAGTAATGAATTTGAAGTTAAAACTTATAATAtagaaatttatataaataatattaaattgatATCAAAATATAAGAGAATATTTGACTTAAAATTGTCTTCTTAAGCTTCAAATCTTATTTAGGCAATAGCGTGATTTCATATATTAATCAGGCTGTGTTGATTTTTTCGGTGGCACAAGTTTAGGATAGACACCGCTAATCTTGTATTGCTTTTGATAGAGCTTTGTGCACTGAAGAAACTTGAAGAGATAGAGCTTGCTGGTAATGGCTTCGAAGGGATGCTTCCTCCATGCCTAAACAATTTGACATCTCTTTCGTACTTAGATATATCTCGCAACCGGTTCAACGGAAACTTGTCTTCATCTCCAATAGCCAGCCTAACATCCCTTGAGTACATTGATTTGAGTTATAATCTTTTTGAAGGTTTATTCTCATTCAGTTTATTTGCTAATCACTCCAAGCTTAAGGTGATtcaatttttgagttatgacaATAAACTTGTTATAGAGAATGAGAATCACAGTTGGGACCCTTTGTTTCAATTAAAGATCTTAGTACTGTCTAATTGTAGTCTCAACAACCCCACCGACAACTTTCCTAAGTTTCTCTTGGACCAACATGAATTGGAAGTCGTTGATATATCTCACAGTAAGTTGAATGGAAGCTTCCCTATATGGTTGCTAGAAAACAATACTGAACTACAACTGTTAAATCTTCGAAGTAACTCTTTCACAGGCGAGTTTCATTTGCCATCAGATCACTACATGAATCTTCGTTGGTTGGATCTCTCCAACAATCACTTTGTTGGGaaacttcaagaaaatatcGGAAAGAGGATtccaaaattagaaaatctaaatttatccaaaaatcattttgaagGTAATCTTCCATCCTCAATAGGTGACATGAGTAATTTGGGGTCTTTGGACTTGTCCTTTAATAATTTTTACGGAGAGGTACCAATGGAATTGGTTGCTAATTGCACCTCCTTGGTAGATTTGTGGTTATCTAATAATAACTTTTACGGCGAAATTTTCTCGAACCACTTCAACCTATCCTTAACAACCTTAGAAttgcaaaataataatttcacagGCACTCTTCCAGTTGAACCCCTAAATGTATGGTTGGTCCTAAATATTAGCAACAACCACATGACAGGTACAATTCCTCCATGGATAGTAAATGGTAGTGGTGTGTCACCAAGGGCAATTGTTGACTTGAGTAGCAACTCTTTTGAAGGCCAGATTCCATGTGGAATAGCTTTATGTGATATAATAAACCTTTCTCATAACTTGCTTTCAGGATTGTTACCTTCTTGCTTGAATCTACTATGGGGGAATCTTAGGCACTTACTTTTAAAAGGGAACAAACTCACAGGGCCATTACCAAAAGCTATTCTCAGTTTATCTCTTGTGACATTGGACATTAGAGATAATCGCTTTAATGGCAGCATCCCTAATGAAATCGCTGGACTTTCCAACTTAAAAGTGCTTTCATTAAGTGGCAATCATTTTAGTGGGGTGATTTCAAAGCAGTTGTGTCAGTTAAAGAAAATAAGCATAATGGATCTTTCCAATAACTTTTTTTCTGGGACAATACCGAACTGCTTTAACAACATATCCTTTGGGAAGCTAGCTGCTAGTGATTTTGTCTATACATCTTATGTTGATTTTATGACAGACGGTTTTCCCTTACCATATAAATCTCTTCTAAATAGGGATTTTCAAATTGAAGGGACATCTTGGGACTTCTATGAACAAGTTGAGATTGAGATTAATACGAAATATAGAGCTGACTTGTACAAGGGTCTCAACCTCGATATCATGTCTGCATTGGATTTGTCATTCAACAAGCTAATAGGTGAAATCCCATCAGAGCTAGGACAGCTATCTTCACTACATGCACTAAACTTGTCTCACAATCACTTGACAGGTCCTATTCCAAAATCGTTCTCAAATTTGTCTCAATTAGAGAGCTTAGACCTTTCTCACAACAATTTGAGTGGAAAAATTCCTTCAACATTGACTGATCTAACATTTCTAGCAGTTTTTACTGTAGCTCACAACAACTTATCAGGTAAAGTTCCAGAAgggaaacaacaattttcaacaTTTGAAGAGAGCACCTATGAAGGAAATCCATTTCTTTGCGGTGCACCACTAAAGAAAAGTTGCTTCGATACTGATGAATCATCTCCATCATCACAAAAATCTTCAGAGGCAAGTGACGGCAGATGGTATGAAGTTGATCTTCTAGCCTTCTTTCCAAGTTTTTTGGTATCttgcattattttctttttgggtgtAGTCAGTGTTCTTTATATTAATCCTCATTGGCAGCAACGCTGCTTCAACTTTGTTGAGGATTGTATGTACTGGTGttatttttttgctacaaatAGCCTAAAAGAGCTGTCAAGCCGTATGTGTCATTAGATGTACTCAATTTCTGTAGAAACCTTCTGTGGTAGTATTGATAAATACCTATGTGTATGGGTATGTTTGGTTTTGAATAATTGTTATCATGCTCTGTTATGAAACAAGGAGCTCACTTGCAGTACTTTTTCATTCGTATTGTAATTATTGTGACTAGCCAATGTCATGCGCGGGTCtgttataatttcattttaaaataattcgTAGAGAAGTTTTTATATGGGCCatgtgaaatttattttgtcGTATGTGATatcattaaaaattagaaaaattagttacaattatattatatgtcatgaggggaaaaaaaacaagcaaTGTAAAATGATAAGAATTATATGATTATTTCATTGATATAGGAAGAATGTGAAATATGACTTCAatgaattaataattatttgattaCCAATAGTCTATGGCCTAAGGATTGCCTCCTCCATTGTTGGTTAAATATCTATGGTTTGAATCCGTCCACCtttaaccttaaaaaaaaaaaaattattatttaattatcatTTAACTTAAGCACAAATATATCACAATTGGATAGGACTAGGAGTAAGTTCGGATCATAAATTTCCCagcaaatttaaattatttttggttagaaaaataaatgtttgaCTCTATTGTTTTaggaaaaattgaaatttaaaaaaaggttGATTTTCCATACAATTTCTCTGGGGGTCAAGTTAGGTTTTTTAGACCCCTCGATTTTATAGCAAAATTATCAACTTCAAATAACTAATTCATTATGAATTAATAAGGGgaaaataatctctaaaaaaagcttttttttttttttttttttcaaagatagttttcttttgacttatttttttttgatgcagCCAAATACTAGAAAAcacggaaaactatctttacacaaagttttccattgaaacaaacaaaacgcTAGATTCAGAGATTGATTTCTAGGTTAATTGCCACAGATTAAATATGTCACcaataaagcaataaaatagtaaattcaataaaaaataacataagacAACAATAGGGTGACCCAACAAAACCTATGAAACATACCGTTTCACAGTAATAATCTGGAGGGATTTAACCTATCAATTCCAAGGTAAACTGACCCACTAGAatagaattgaagtttatacACTAGACTTAATCCTAAATCTTCCCTTTTAAAAAAGACGTAACCCTAAAACTCTTTGTTACTTTGAGGTTTGGACAAGCAACTTTAATTTGCACTATGACAATAGTGTTGATTGTTAGTGGAGGCTCAGATCAACTCTCTGAAAAACTTAGGGTTTCTATCTCTCTAACCTCTTTATAAGTCGTGCTTAATGGGCCTTTATATAGATTCTTCATTAAGgttacaaaaattgaaaaacccaTATGTACGGTCAACTAAATAAATCACGTTAAActtgaaaaaattgaatttgcaATTCTTGATTAGCTGAACTTTGAATCAAACAGGGGTCAAACTCATCTCTCGATCAGTTGAACTTGCAATCAAACTTATAAAAACTTAGTTTTCTTCCACAAATAACTTTCATCTTGGACTCATAATTTTACATTAAGAACTCAacaaaactcaatctttttGTCATTGGTTACCAACACCTAATCTATTGGATTTAACATGTCATACTCGTATCTTAGATTTTCTTGTATAGTTTTAGAAAAGATAGCACTATTTTTCAAGTATTGAATAATTGAATAGCCAATGTTTTCAGTTCAACTAAACACCAAATAttggtgaaaatattttctaaaaatatttttaatggagaCAAACACAAATGTAGGTAAAAAGGGATGATaggataaaataatttaaaaattctttgacaaaattttagagTGCGTAGCCTTGTAGGGATATGGATCCTCTCCGTTTCAAAGAGAAATGGAGAGTATCCATTTCATGGACAAGATCTATTTAAAATAGATCTAAGGTGTAAAATGTGTCACCTTAATTAAATCTTATTACTCAACTCATCAACATGAATGTggtttttccttaaaaaaaaaaaaaaaaaaaaaaaaaaaaaactgtagttAAACACATTACAAGTTAACGTTGTTTTACATAAAAACACGAAACATTAGCATTATCGTTAAGTTCTAGTTTTTTTGCTGAAAGCTATTGGGTATGGTGGTGTTGTGGCCGTTGGGTTGCTGGTATTGGCAGTGGTGGACTTTTGCAGCGATGGTCTCATCCTTTGAAAGCCAACCGCCACGACCTCAGTGTTGGAGTTGCTGGTAGTGGACtcatgtttttctttcttttccttctcctttggGCCTTTGGCAGAAAACTTCAtagtttttgcttttgtttttttgtttttttgttttggcaaattacaatttaaccatTTAtggtttggaaaaaaatttaagttgtttatatgtggtttgaaatttgacattttacctACTTGAGGTTAGCTTAGTTAGGGCTCCGTAACCCATCTTTGTTAAAAACATGGCTAGATATGTAATTTTGTTCCACTTTTATGTATATTTccttcaaaaacacaaaaaaaaaaacataaatacaatattaaataagataaaaaataaatataaaaatccaGCGAAACACTTGTATCATGGGATTTCAAACCACatgtaggcaacttaaatttcggtcaaacattgaaaatatgtgtgggtgaaaaagtgtgtggaaatatgtgtaatattgtttaaatactgaaaactattgtttaaaataCACTACCAAATAGCCCCTTAAATTTCCGCCGCCCACAATTCATAAGTCCGTAAGTTGtaattgccatttttattttttaaaactaacgTTAACCTTTTGAGTTACTAATTTTAAAAGAGGTGGTGAAATTATAgtccttagagcatccacattagtGGATGCAAACTTTTCGACTcttttgcacaaaaaaaatactttttctattttacacaccaatttttacaaaacacccgcTTCAGTCTATttattctacacatttattcaataaaatattcattcttttacaattttttactatttcctCACTCACTAcccctctctctcacagaccCAACACTACCAACGATCACTCCACACCTAGCCACCATCATCACCCAcccaaccaccatcatcaagGAAAGCCAACCCATTCAATCTGGCCAGATTAACCCCTCTACcaaaaaacccattgatcaaagAATGAGAAACAATGAGAAACAAAGGAAAGCCAAATCATTACCCACCCAACCGGAAACCCATTGATCAAACAACGAGAAACAAAGGAAGAGTGAGGTGATCGGAGAGGCTTCATGGCGATCGGCGAGAGATTAGTGGCGGTGGCGAACTGCGGCGATGGCGAGAGATCAGGGGCTGTAAGAGGTTTAATGGTTTCGCTGGTTTGATGATTTGATCAAATGAGAAAAAGGGAGAGTGAGAGAAACTAGAGACaaggataaagaaaaaaaaattactaaataataaatgcaagtgctacagtaaccgtgcatatatgcacggttactgtagtacttgtgcatttatgtacaattttacACCTACTAATGTGGgatttttttggtcaaaatgtgtaaaatgaagggctttttatattttgcaaaACTTTGCATCTGCACGATTACTGTAGCACTTGCATTTATGCACAGTTTTACACCCACTAATATgagtatttttttagttaaaaagggtaaaatgaagggttttttttttttttttttttttttttttttttttttataattttgcaagACTTTGCATCCTTGGATGCTTTTAGATATCTTTGAAATGAATCTTAGCCTTTAGACGGACACTccatttcattttgaaatggAGAAGATCCGGATCCAGCCTTGTAGTAGGTGATCGAAAAAGAGTGTTGCAACGATGAGCAAAGGTCTAACCGACCAAAGCTCTACaccaacaaacccaaaaatgtAAGCTCAAATCTCTACgcattccaaaaagaaaaaaacaacaatattttttttttatgtttttgagaaaCAGTAACAAGGGATTCCAAAAGCAACTTTAgtgcttttgttgtttttactttcagtattttggttttagtaTCTGACTTTTGATTGATTGACTGCTTGCTTGTGGTCTTTCACAaacggccaaaatggccaaatggccataaaatcctaagtatatagttagtagacccggtttgtaaatattataatttactagcatctcgagccTCAAAGACTTGATTTTAGGCCTCAgaatcgagtctttgaggctcgGCTTTTGTATTCTGATGTGGCCAAATCCCACGTGGCGTGTCCACGTGGGATTTGGCCACATCAGACTTGAGCCTTAGAGACTCGGTTTGCTAAAAGTGAAACCGAGTCTccgaaactcgatttttaaatGTAGTACCTCTGCTCATCTAATCATGTCTGGTCATGTTTGGGTCCCACACAACTGTGgttttgtctggtc encodes:
- the LOC115989351 gene encoding receptor-like protein 56 isoform X1; amino-acid sequence: MKVGVSQNFSMGWHLVKSLLWALLLFVQIHEHRACIEEERMSLLELKAFIKSHTNYTEYILPTWVYETKSDCCSWERVNCSTTTGHVINLTLSRSYNYFFDGVGTWFLNVSLLQPFKELRILDLSDNGIAGWLGNEESDCLSELRKLTYLNLAGNYFDNKILRSLGALPVLKSLDLSFNNLWPLSSKELVYLSNLEVLILQNCSLNGSLPFKDMANFSSLKILDLSRNRFTGSITPYIGAFSSLKAISLSENEFNGTLNTPELCALKKLEEIELAGNGFEGMLPPCLNNLTSLSYLDISRNRFNGNLSSSPIASLTSLEYIDLSYNLFEGLFSFSLFANHSKLKVIQFLSYDNKLVIENENHSWDPLFQLKILVLSNCSLNNPTDNFPKFLLDQHELEVVDISHSKLNGSFPIWLLENNTELQLLNLRSNSFTGEFHLPSDHYMNLRWLDLSNNHFVGKLQENIGKRIPKLENLNLSKNHFEGNLPSSIGDMSNLGSLDLSFNNFYGEVPMELVANCTSLVDLWLSNNNFYGEIFSNHFNLSLTTLELQNNNFTGTLPVEPLNVWLVLNISNNHMTGTIPPWIVNGSGVSPRAIVDLSSNSFEGQIPCGIALCDIINLSHNLLSGLLPSCLNLLWGNLRHLLLKGNKLTGPLPKAILSLSLVTLDIRDNRFNGSIPNEIAGLSNLKVLSLSGNHFSGVISKQLCQLKKISIMDLSNNFFSGTIPNCFNNISFGKLAASDFVYTSYVDFMTDGFPLPYKSLLNRDFQIEGTSWDFYEQVEIEINTKYRADLYKGLNLDIMSALDLSFNKLIGEIPSELGQLSSLHALNLSHNHLTGPIPKSFSNLSQLESLDLSHNNLSGKIPSTLTDLTFLAVFTVAHNNLSGKVPEGKQQFSTFEESTYEGNPFLCGAPLKKSCFDTDESSPSSQKSSEASDGRWYEVDLLAFFPSFLVSCIIFFLGVVSVLYINPHWQQRCFNFVEDCMYWCYFFATNSLKELSSRMCH
- the LOC115989351 gene encoding receptor-like protein 56 isoform X2 → MKVGVSQNFSMGWHLVKSLLWALLLFVQIHEHRACIEEERMSLLELKAFIKSHTNYTEYILPTWVYETKSDCCSWERVNCSTTTGHVINLTLSRSYNYFFDGVGTWFLNVSLLQPFKELRILDLSDNGIAGWLGNEESDCLSELRKLTYLNLAGNYFDNKILRSLGALPVLKSLDLSFNNLWPLSSKELVYLSNLEVLILQNCSLNGSLPFKDMANFSSLKILDLSRNRFTGSITPYIGAFSSLKAISLSENEFNGTLNTPELCALKKLEEIELAGNGFEGMLPPCLNNLTSLSYLDISRNRFNGNLSSSPIASLTSLEYIDLSYNLFEGLFSFSLFANHSKLKVIQFLSYDNKLVIENENHSWDPLFQLKILVLSNCSLNNPTDNFPKFLLDQHELEVVDISHSKLNGSFPIWLLENNTELQLLNLRSNSFTGEFHLPSDHYMNLRWLDLSNNHFVGKLQENIGKRIPKLENLNLSKNHFEGNLPSSIGDMSNLGSLDLSFNNFYGEVPMELVANCTSLVDLWLSNNNFYGEIFSNHFNLSLTTLELQNNNFTGTLPVEPLNVWLVLNISNNHMTGTIPPWIVNGSGVSPRAIVDLSSNSFEGQIPCGIALCDIINLSHNLLSGLLPSCLNLLWGNLRHLLLKGNKLTGPLPKAILSLSLVTLDIRDNRFNGSIPNEIAGLSNLKVLSLSGNHFSGVISKQLCQLKKISIMDLSNNFFSGTIPNCFNNISFGKLAASDFVYTSYVDFMTDGFPLPYKSLLNRDFQIEGTSWDFYEQVEIEINTKYRADLYKGLNLDIMSALDLSFNKLIGEIPSELGQLSSLHALNLSHNHLTAHNNLSGKVPEGKQQFSTFEESTYEGNPFLCGAPLKKSCFDTDESSPSSQKSSEASDGRWYEVDLLAFFPSFLVSCIIFFLGVVSVLYINPHWQQRCFNFVEDCMYWCYFFATNSLKELSSRMCH